A window of the Brassica napus cultivar Da-Ae chromosome C5, Da-Ae, whole genome shotgun sequence genome harbors these coding sequences:
- the LOC106417100 gene encoding uncharacterized protein LOC106417100, giving the protein MLKLRDAARTFHMKAVGNGKLISFWFDRWSEIGVMIEILSERGLIEMGIRREATLEEVLWNQRRKKRHRWPLSNEVEKELSIVKDKLTLDMDMDDVDMWRWKSGFKPSFSTSETWSMIREVATPCTWGQSIWFAHATMDRIAGWNPGVDTTCVLCKRTPETRNHLFFECSFSSLIWEHLVKGLLGIAYSNKWNIMVELVYVPTMEKRKRFCLRYALQVTVYTLWWERNMRRHGDPLRPMQFLAKFIDKSIRNQLSLVQMKEMKGSAGFGGLQFEQPPRCRFARTKDQQIAQPCSCESSRKDP; this is encoded by the exons ATGCTCAAGTTGAGAGATGCCGCTCGAACTTTTCATATGAAGGCGGTGGGGAATGGGAAACTTATCTCCTTCTGGTTTGATCGCTGGTCGGAGATTGGGGTGATGATTGAGATACTTAGTGAAAGAGGTTTAATAGAAATGGGAATTCGTCGGGAAGCTACTTTGGAAGAGGTTCTTTGGAACcaaaggaggaagaagagacaCAGATGGCCTCTGTCAAATGAAGTTGAAAAGGAGCTGAGTATAGTCAAAGATAAGCTGACTCTGGATATGGATATGGATGATGTGGATATGTGGAGATGGAAGTCAGGGTTCAAACCCAGCTTCTCAACTTCCGAGACATGGTCGATGATCCGAGAAGTAGCGACGCCATGCACCTGGGGGCAGAGTATCTGGTTCGCACATGCCACAATGGACCGAATCGCTGGTTGGAATCCAGGTGTAGACACTACTTGTGTTTTATGTAAAAGAACCCCTGAGACAAGAAATCATCTGTTTTTTGAGTGctccttctcatccttgattTGGGAACATCTTGTCAAAGGGCTGTTGGGTATAGCTTACTCGAACAAGTGGAATATTATGGTTGAGCTAGTCTATGTTCCGACAATGGAGAAAAGAAAGAGGTTCTGTCTCAGATATGCACTACAGGTCACTGTGTACACGCTGTGGTGGGAGCGTAATATGCGACGACATGGAGACCCTCTGAGGCCGATGCAATTTTTGGCTAAATTCATAGATAAGTCAATCAGGAACCAGCTGAGCCTAGTGCAAATGAAGGAAATGAAAG GGTCAGCTGGGTTTGGTGGTCTTCAATTCGAGCAACCAcctcgttgtagatttgctcggaccaAGGATCAACAAATTGCCCAGCCTTGTTCTTGTGAATCCTCTCGTAAAGATCCTTAA